In the Marinobacter sp. MDS2 genome, CAGAGCACGCTTTAAAAACAGCAGGTAAACCGCAAACCCTGCTAAAGCCACAAACAAGATGATGCCAAGTAACGAGCCACCGAGGGACAAGATGCCGCTGTTTCCAGATAAGCCGATGAACGTCAACTCGACACTGCCCCAGCGAGACTGCCCATTGAACAGGGGCACCAGAACTTGCTTTGCGGTGGATTTATCGCCCGCCTTCAGGGTCCAGTACCGGTCGTGACCACCGTACTCGGACACAAGTTCATTGTTGCTGCTGCGCACAGCCACGGATGTGATCATGTCATTCCGTTCGACAACGGACTGCAGAATCTGGTCAATACTTTGCAAACGCTTATGGGTAATTTCATTCGACAGCTGAACCGCCAGAGACTCGGCCATGAATTTTCTAGACTGAAGCTCTGCGTGCCTGGTGTCAGGAATTAAGCCGAGTAGATCCGCGATGAGCAACAGTGAAACGGTGAGCAGCATCAAGCTGAAGCTCACTCGCACCAAGGGCGACAAAAAAAACTTTTTCATGCGATATATTCCGCCTTAGTGATCGGGGTCATCATCTGCGAAGATCTCTTCAACTTTACGCCCGTCTTCCTTTGCTTCACGCTCGGATTCCTTTTCCTGCCCTTTGTCATCATCAGCCCCAAGGATAGGCATGGGGTCTAACTGTCGCCATAGCGGCGTTACAGACATAAACCCCGCCATCAAAGACCCTGCTCGCAGTACCCAACTGATGAAACCTACAGAAAGCCCCATAGTGGCACCGACCATTGCTTCGGTTCTGAATTTGGCTTGTTTGCTCTGTTCTGTGGCAACCTCATCGAGCTCTCGCTTCATGTCGTCCAACTCGCCCGCAAAGGAGCTGTTCTTTATGGGCGAAACCATCTCCACAGCACTCATACCTTGAGCCTGAAACGGCGTGAGGTTTAGGTTCAACAGATCAAGAGTTTTGGGAGGCGGTAATTCATGCTGGTCGTTGGCATAGTCGTAGGTCTCGGTTACGACATACACCTCGGTCAAGGATTCAGCGAGCGCAACATCGTCAATTGGCGACAGATATTGTGGATCGGATGCGGTGATATCCGATTGATCATCCAGCGGTACAGGGCCGGACTCAGTGCCTTCAGCACCATCAGATTCCGATCTGGTTTCAGGCGTGGGCTTTGATGCAAGCTCTTGATCAACATTCAGCTCTGGCTCAGGTATCGGTATTTGCACAGACGGATAAACAACGGGCTCTGATGAAACGCCTTCCTCAACAGGAGCGTCATTAACTGGCGAAACGGCCAATATCGCGGAGCTGGCTTGGGCCGTTGTGCCATCACTTACATCAAAGCTGAAGCTAACCTCACCATCCCAATTAGTAGACGGGGTGAAACTCCAGGTGCCATCGTTATTTTCCACGAGACGTCCACTGCCAGAGCTGACACTCAATCCGTTGACTTTCAAGGTGTCTCCGTCGACGTCGTTGCTATTTGCCAGTAACTCAGCCTGAGTGATCACTCGTGCGCCACTATCTTCGGCGATAGGTGTCAATGTGACCGGCGTGGAGACGGGTGC is a window encoding:
- a CDS encoding tandem-95 repeat protein; translated protein: GTVDLDSAGNWTYSLDNSNATVQALAEGQTLTDSFTATSADGATQVVTVTITGKDDTALISGGTNFSGNEGDSTTGNLNATDLEGLTDGTYYTVTAQATNGTASINPETGVWSFTPANGDWFGTDRFTVTVTDDKGGTTQQVISIVLANVNDAPVSTPVTLTPIAEDSGARVITQAELLANSNDVDGDTLKVNGLSVSSGSGRLVENNDGTWSFTPSTNWDGEVSFSFDVSDGTTAQASSAILAVSPVNDAPVEEGVSSEPVVYPSVQIPIPEPELNVDQELASKPTPETRSESDGAEGTESGPVPLDDQSDITASDPQYLSPIDDVALAESLTEVYVVTETYDYANDQHELPPPKTLDLLNLNLTPFQAQGMSAVEMVSPIKNSSFAGELDDMKRELDEVATEQSKQAKFRTEAMVGATMGLSVGFISWVLRAGSLMAGFMSVTPLWRQLDPMPILGADDDKGQEKESEREAKEDGRKVEEIFADDDPDH